TGCACGTGAGCAAAAGGTGAACAGAATCCTAATCGATGGTGGATCTGGAGTTAACATCCTTCCTATTCACACAATGAAGGAACTTGGAATCGCAATGGAGGATCTTTCCGCAAGTCGTTTGATGATCCAAGGATTCAACCAAGGGGGACAAAGAGCCATAGGAGCTGTCAAAGTAGACCTCACCATCGGCGAGCTGCAATCTAGCGCGTGGTTGCATGTGATCGATGCAAGGACTTCGTATAACATCTTGCTCGGTAGGCCTTGGGTACATGAGAACAAGGTGATCCCCTCTACCTACCACCAGTGTTTGAAGTATCATGAAGATGGAGTTGAAAAGAAGATTATGGCCGATGATAATCCCTTCACTGAAGCTGAAGCGCACTTCGCCGATGCCAAGTTCTACTTAAAGAAATGTGCCGCAAAAGTTGATGAAGTTGCAATAATTGATAATGCTGAGTTTATGAACAAAAATGCAAAGGTGGTTGCTTGTTAGGGGAAGGTAGCAATTAAGGAAGATCAAAGGTCCTCCGATGTGAGTAAGTTGCCCAACACAAATGGCGCTTCTTCGAGTAAGAAAGTGACTTCTGTTCTTCGTTATGTTCCAAAGGCCAAAAAGGACGAGGGAAACATGTTGGGAGGACTGACCCTTCCTATCAAGCAGATTGACACAATAAAGTCATCCACGAAATTACTTGGAAGATTTGTGGCTAGCAGCTCGCCACAAAATGAAGCACTCCCTACGAAGCGTACAGATGAAGGTTTCGATCCAAATGCTTACAAACTACTTGCAAAGTCTGGATACAATCCTAGCGAACCATCAAAATTGGGGAAGCTTCCGATGGAACCTGCGGCGAGGCAAAAACGTGAAGGTTTGGGATATAAACAACCCCCACCAGTTCGCATCTCCATAAGAAGGGTAAGTAACAACTACATCACTGCGGAAGAGGAACCTCTCGCTTCTAACAAAAGGCCGTCTGTTTTTGACCGACTTGGAAAGTCGACCGCGAGAGTTTCTGTATTTGAGAGGTTAGGACCAATGAAGAATGGAAGCAAGATTCGGAGAAACCACAAGTGTGTGAAATCATCCGCTTTTCCCAAATCTCAAAATATCTCCAAAGACTTCGAAGTCGATCCCTTCTAGGATGAGGCGGCAAACAGATCTTGTGGTCTCATGTGGAGAAGTACTAAAAGCAAAGTCGCATGTTGTGGTCTACACCAAGGAGcgggatgaagatgaagaaagtgTTGGCTCTTCATATCACGTTACTGTACAAGATGAAAGGGATACTTTATCTCCAATAAAGGTTGATGAAGAGTTGGAGGATTTTTCTTGGTGTTACCATATATCTATTAACGATGGCGAACCTCAAGAAGATAAAGACACTAAGGATGCTCCGCCCGAATTTGAAGAGGGGGTAAAAATGACGGTCGACGCATTGAAAGAAGTCAACCTTGGCACTGATGAAGATCCAAGGCCCACTTATGTAAATTCTTTACTTGCAGTCGATGAAGAGAGTGCTTACGTCGAATTACTTAAAGAGTATAAGGATGTATTTGCCTGGAGTTACAAAGAGATGCCTGGCTTAGACCCTAAAGTTGCGGTCCATCATCTCGCTGTCAAGAACGGCACACGTCCTATCAAACAAGCACAGCGACGTTTCGAGCCGAATTGGTTCCCTTGATTGAAAATGAAGTTAACAAGCTTATTGAGGCTAGTTTCATTCACGAAGTTAAGTTCCCTACATAGATTTCGAGCATTGTCCCTGTGAGAAAGAAGAATGACAATTTCAAGTATGTGTTGACTTTAGGGATCTCAACAATGCATGCCCTAAGGATCAATTTTCACTTACCATTGTTGGGTTTATGATTGATGCCACTACTGGATACGAGGCGATGTCCTTCATGGACGGCTCATCCGGCTATAACCAGATCCGCATGTCACCTAAGGATGAAGAGCTTACCGCATTCCGCACTCCTAAAGGTATTTATTGCTACAAAGTAATGCCTTTTGGCTTGAAGAATCTTTGGAGCAACATACCAAAGAGCTATGCAAAATATCTTCGACAACATCCTTCACAAAAATGTCGAATGTTATGTTGACGATCGGtggtaaaatcaagaaaaaagagtgATCACTTGCAAGACACGAGAATGGTGTTTGACCTACTACGAAGGTACCAACTCAAAATGAATCCTACGAAGTGTGCATTTGGGGTTACCTGCGGAAAATTCCTTGGCTTTGTCGTTCGACATCGGGGGATAGAAATTGATCAAGCCAAAGTAGATTCAATCGTGAAGATGGCCGAGCCAAGAAACATCCATGAGTTGAAAAGTCTGCAAGGGAAGCTGGCGTATCTTAGGAGATTCATCTCAAATCTAGCAGGGAAGTGTCAGCCGTTCAGTCGTCTCATGAAGAAAGGTGCTCCTTTCGAATGGGATCAAGCTTGTGCCAACGCCTTTGAGAGCATCAAATCTTACTTGACGAAACCTCCAGTTCTAGCGGCTCCTGTGCATGGAAAGCCATTGATACTATACATATCGGCACAAGAAAGGTCAGTTGGAGCACTCTTAGCCCAAGAGAATAGCGAAGGGAAAGAAAATGCCCTTTACTACTTGAGTAGGATGATGACGCCAAATGAGTTGAAGTATTCGCCGATTGAAAAGTTGTGTCTGGCCTTAGTCTTCTCGATTCGAGAAGATGAAACACTACTTTCAAGCTCATGTAGTTCGTCTTATTTCCAAAGCAAACCCCATCAAATTTGTGATGTCGAAACCTGTCCTTAGTGACCGACTAGCAAGGTGGTATCTCCAATTTCAACAATTTGAGATTGTGTACGTTCCTCAAAAAGCTGTGAAAGGGCAAGCATTGGCGGACTTTTTAGCAGATCATCCGATACCCGATGACTGGGAATTAACTGATGAACTACCCGATGAGGATGCGATGGTCATTGAAATTCAACAACCTTGGAAGATGTATTTTGATGGTGCCGCACATCGCGAAGGAGCTGGCGCTGGTGTGATATTTGTCACTTCTCAAGAGGAGGTCTTACCGTATTCCTTCACCTTAACACAATGTTGCTCCAACAATGTTGCGGAATATCAAGCACTCATACTTGGGCTTGAAATGGCTGTTGATATGAAGCAGTTACAATTACAAGTCTTTGGAGATTCTGAATTGGTAATCAATCAATTGTTGGGTACCTACGAGGTCAAAAAGCCAGAATTGCGTCCCTATCATCACTATGCACAAAAATTAATTGGGTGGCTCGGCAACGTAACTCTCCAGCACgtgccaagaaaggaaaataagaaggCTGATGCTTTGGCTGCTTTGGCTTCAACATTGACTTTGCCTGACCAAGCGCAAATCACTATCTGCCAGAAATGGATAGTACCGCCGGAGGACGATGAGGATGAAGAAAGCAAACTCGAGCTTCTTGTGGCCGTTTCTGAAGCTGAGAAAGTCGATTGGCGACAAACCATGATCGATTACTTGTGTTATAGCATTCTTCCAGAAGATCCAAAAAGAAAGACCGAAATTCGTCGTCGTGCCCCTCGCTTCCTTTACTACAAAGATACTTTGTATCGTAGATCGTTCGAGGGAGTTCTCTTGCGTTGTCTGGGGGAAGAAGAAGCAACTCAAGCTATGCAAGAAGCACACTCTGGAGTTTGTGGATCACATCAATCTGGGCCAAAACTACACTTTCATATAAAAAGGATGGGGTATTATTGGCCAACAATGGTGAAAGATTGTTTGGACTATGCGCGAAGTTGCAAAGCATGCCAATTTCATGCAAATTTTATACACCAACCTCCTGAGCTATTACATCCAACTGTTGCATCTTGGCCATTTGACGCTTGGGGGCTAGACGTGGTTGGACCGCTACCAAAATCTTCTGGTGGCCACTTGTACATCTTAGCTGCAACGGATTACTTCTCAAAATGGGCTGAGGCTGTCGCCCTCAAAGAAGTAAAAAAGGAGAATGTGGCAAACTTCATTCGAGTAAACATCATCTATCGTTTTGGCATTCCTAGTTATATCATAACAGATAATGGCAAACCGTTCTCCAACAAATTGATGACTAAGATTTGCGAGCTTTTTGGCTTCAAGCAACGAAACTCGTCTATGTATTATATGCTGCCGCAAATGGACTAGCTGAAGCATTTAACAAGACCTTGTGCAACTTGTTAAAGAAGGTCGTCTCCAAGTCTAAAAGAGATTGGCATGATAGAATGGAAGAAGCTCTTTGGGCATACCGAACGACTCATCGCACACCGACTCAAGCAACTCCTTATTCTCTTGTTTACGGAGCTGAAGCGGTCCTTCCACTTGAACGCCAAATACCTTCATTGCGGCTCGCTATCCAAGAAGGGCTCACTGAAGAAGAAAATGCTCGTCTACGCCTTGAAGAGTTAGAGGCCCTTGATGAGAAAAGGCTGGAAGCTCAGCAAAGCCTTGAATGTTATCAAGCTCGTCTTTCCCGTGCTTTCAATAAAAAGGTTCGCCTGAGGTCCTTCCAAGTTGGTGATCAAGTCCTGGCGGTAAGAAGACCTATTATCATATCTCATAAATCTGGAAGCAAGTTCACTTCAAAGTGGGATGGGCCATATGTTGTCCAAGAAGCCTATACAAGTGGTGCTTACAAGCTTATAGATGCAGATGGCTTGCGGATCGGTCCCATCAACgggaaattcttgaagatgtACTATCCTTGAAGCAAGATGATACTCCTGGCCCGCATGAGTTTAAACTGTGTAcggcccccaaaaaaaaaaaaaaaaaaagaaaacctcGAAAGAGTTGAAAACCTAGGCAAAATTTAGGACAAACAAAAAAAGTCCTCTAGGTTGAAAACCTCGAAAGGGGCGGCCTAGGAAAAAgttaggacaaaaaaaaaaaaaaaaaaaaaaacccttcttTTTTTCGGAACTACGAAATGACTTGATCCTCTTCACCGAGGTACGTAGGCGCTTAGAGTTTCATTCTAAGTTCagtcgcaaaaaaaaaaaattctttttttttttttttttttttcggaactACGAAATGACTTGATCCTCTTCACCGAGGTACGTAGGCGCTTAGAGTTTCATTCTAAGTTCAGTCgcatgagtaaaaaaaaaaaaaaaaaaaaaatatatatatacatatatagcacgGCGATATGGGATCGACGCTTGACCTCTTTCAGCGAGGAGACAAACATAACTGGAAAGAAGAAGACAAGACAAGTGAGAATATTTTATAGGTTCAtgcttgaaagaatttgatacATCAatgatttgaaagaaaggatGAAAATATCTATACAACATCCCATACAAAGTATCTAAGCTATTCATGATGGCAGTTGAAGCCGAAGATGATTGCAGTTTGTTTTAAACGCCTCTATCAAGTCGGCGTTATTTCTTCAAAGAATGATGCCACTAAAAAATCTGATGGATGCTTCAAGTAGTCGCTCGCCAAAGCTAGAATGTCGCTCCTATGACGAGTTGAGATTTTTTTTACCACAAATGCGCAAAGCTGAAGAGTCGAACAAGACAGATTCTAAGCTGAACTTGGAGAATTATCTGTACAGATGTCGAAAGCATTTGGCcgtcatttttataaagatTGTAGTTCAATGAGTCGTCTTTCCaacaaaattggaatctcgtCATTTCGGCACTCGTACCCCGAGTTATGAATTTTCTCCCACCGAAGCGCAAAGCTGAAAAATAGAACAAGGCAGCATCTGAGCTAAATTTGGAGAATTAT
This genomic stretch from Lycium ferocissimum isolate CSIRO_LF1 unplaced genomic scaffold, AGI_CSIRO_Lferr_CH_V1 ctg10225, whole genome shotgun sequence harbors:
- the LOC132041451 gene encoding uncharacterized protein LOC132041451 — protein: MAEPRNIHELKSLQGKLAYLRRFISNLAGKCQPFSRLMKKGAPFEWDQACANAFESIKSYLTKPPVLAAPVHGKPLILYISAQERSVGALLAQENSEGKENALYYLSRMMTPNELKYSPIEKLSNPIKFVMSKPVLSDRLARWYLQFQQFEIVYVPQKAVKGQALADFLADHPIPDDWELTDELPDEDAMVIEIQQPWKMYFDGAAHREGAGAGVIFVTSQEEVLPYSFTLTQCCSNNVAEYQALILGLEMAVDMKQLQLQVFGDSELVINQLLGTYEVKKPELRPYHHYAQKLIGWLGNVTLQHVPRKENKKADALAALASTLTLPDQAQITICQKWIVPPEDDEDEESKLELLVAVSEAEKVDWRQTMIDYLCYSILPEDPKRKTEIRRRAPRFLYYKDTLYRRSFEGVLLRCLGEEEATQAMQEAHSGVCGSHQSGPKLHFHIKRMGYYWPTMVKDCLDYARSCKACQFHANFIHQPPELLHPTVASWPFDAWGLDVVGPLPKSSGGHLYILAATDYFSKWAEAVALKEVKKENVANFIRVNIIYRFGIPSYIITDNGKPFSNKLMTKICELFGFKQRNSSMYYMLPQMD